In Zunongwangia profunda SM-A87, the following proteins share a genomic window:
- a CDS encoding SPOR domain-containing protein — protein sequence MNILSFKNLLFGTSLCLSCVAFGQEETQKINISQSDMINELSLTKTKLQKSHNIGDRYVIQLFSGPNGDASNKIKDYEALYEYPARIKYEAPNYKVWIGNFRNRLEADRALLVIKETYPSAFIPKPERK from the coding sequence ATGAATATTTTAAGCTTTAAAAACCTATTATTCGGCACCTCTCTTTGCTTATCCTGTGTTGCTTTTGGTCAAGAGGAGACCCAAAAAATTAACATTTCCCAGAGCGATATGATTAATGAATTATCCTTAACCAAAACAAAATTACAAAAGTCACATAATATAGGGGATCGCTATGTAATACAACTATTTAGCGGGCCTAATGGGGATGCCAGCAATAAAATAAAGGATTATGAGGCACTATATGAATATCCGGCACGAATTAAATACGAAGCGCCAAATTACAAAGTTTGGATAGGCAATTTCAGAAATCGATTAGAAGCCGACAGAGCGCTTTTGGTTATCAAAGAGACCTACCCATCTGCCTTTATTCCAAAACCAGAAAGAAAGTAA
- a CDS encoding c-type cytochrome: protein MKKVKYRHSTSRLLLIVALFLSFTVTGFAQDSTAVEAGTPETAADKADASASAELGDPAAGKSLFNSLCAACHKPYSASIGPALNGVTLRHDKEWLYSWIKNNAELRASGDADAEAIYQEYNGTAMPAFPQLSNEDIDNILAYVEQPKPEPTAAATAGAGTDGQGASGGGVSVNIILGILIFVLVMLLVVLFLVNKTLKNFATASGVKLPEKPSRKPIWQAFVENQFLVLVFSIVVLLGVGYFAYGFLMQVGVDQGYQPIQPIHYSHRIHAGDNGIECKYCHSSARVSKTSGIPSLNVCMNCHKAISEVAPETATADHSKEFYDGEIAKLYDAVGWDPSTRTYSGDQKPVKWVRIHNLPDFVYFNHSQHVSVAGVQCQHCHGPIQEMEVVHQEAPLTMGWCINCHRETGVQMEGNEYYEKIHEELSKKYGVEELTIAEMGGLECGKCHY, encoded by the coding sequence ATGAAAAAGGTGAAATACCGCCACTCAACTTCGCGACTGCTCTTAATTGTAGCACTTTTTCTTTCGTTTACTGTAACGGGTTTTGCTCAGGATTCTACTGCTGTGGAAGCTGGGACTCCAGAGACCGCAGCTGATAAAGCAGATGCTTCGGCCTCTGCGGAATTAGGTGATCCCGCTGCCGGTAAAAGTTTGTTTAATTCCTTATGTGCGGCTTGTCATAAGCCGTATTCAGCTAGTATTGGTCCGGCTTTAAACGGGGTAACTTTAAGGCATGATAAAGAATGGCTTTATTCATGGATTAAAAACAATGCTGAGCTAAGAGCTTCAGGGGATGCAGATGCAGAAGCAATTTATCAGGAATATAATGGTACTGCGATGCCAGCTTTTCCTCAATTGTCTAATGAAGATATCGATAATATCCTTGCTTATGTAGAGCAACCTAAACCTGAGCCCACTGCCGCTGCAACAGCAGGAGCTGGTACAGATGGTCAAGGTGCATCTGGAGGGGGTGTATCTGTTAATATCATTCTTGGGATTCTTATTTTCGTGTTAGTAATGTTGCTGGTTGTTTTGTTTTTAGTAAACAAAACACTTAAAAACTTTGCAACGGCTAGTGGAGTAAAATTACCTGAGAAGCCTTCAAGAAAACCAATCTGGCAGGCGTTCGTTGAAAACCAGTTTTTAGTATTGGTGTTTTCTATAGTGGTGCTGCTTGGCGTAGGGTATTTTGCATATGGATTTTTGATGCAAGTAGGAGTAGACCAGGGATATCAGCCTATACAGCCAATTCATTACTCTCACAGAATTCATGCTGGGGATAATGGAATTGAGTGTAAGTACTGTCACTCTTCTGCAAGGGTATCTAAGACCTCTGGAATTCCATCTTTGAATGTATGTATGAACTGTCATAAAGCTATTTCAGAAGTAGCTCCGGAGACTGCGACTGCAGACCATTCAAAAGAATTTTACGATGGCGAGATTGCTAAACTATACGATGCGGTTGGTTGGGATCCTTCAACCAGAACCTATTCAGGAGATCAGAAGCCAGTAAAATGGGTTAGAATTCATAATCTTCCAGACTTTGTTTACTTTAATCACTCACAACACGTTTCTGTAGCAGGAGTTCAGTGTCAACATTGTCATGGTCCTATTCAGGAAATGGAAGTTGTGCATCAGGAAGCTCCGCTTACTATGGGATGGTGTATTAACTGTCACCGGGAAACTGGTGTTCAGATGGAAGGTAATGAGTATTACGAAAAGATTCACGAAGAACTTTCTAAGAAATACGGTGTAGAAGAACTTACCATTGCAGAAATGGGAGGTCTTGAATGTGGAAAATGCCACTATTAA
- a CDS encoding TAT-variant-translocated molybdopterin oxidoreductase yields the protein MSSNKKYWTSVEELKGSSIVETLKQKEFAEEIPVDEFLGDKESLSNSKTSRRDFLKYVGFSTAAASLAACEGPVVKSIPYVVQPDRIIPGVANYYASTIANGFDFQSVLVKTREGRPIKIENNDLAKVKAGGGARVHASVLSLYDKKRVKRPMIDGKNVSWEEFDRQVGSALNGVSGDIVLLTQTFASPSTTKLIQDFSAKYPNVKHVAYDAVSEDAALSAFESRYGRRALPNYDFTEAETIVSIGADFLGDWQGGGYDNSYAQSRIPKNGKMSRHVQFESNLSLAGAKADKRVPVKPSQQKAILASLYGYIVGGGSTSELPSKIDDAVVKAASQLRKAGSKGVVVSGIPDADAQSLVLAINEALGSSIMDTDNARMTRQGNSAQVVELVKDMNAGSVGALMVVGVNPAYSLPNASEFIEGLKNVEVSVSFTMKEDETAKLCKYIAATPHYLESWGDVQFTDNQFSLMQPTIRPLFDTRQFQDCLLKWSGNSQSYHDYIKETWSGNLTGGWNQALHDGVFEGTSPVGTTVLEGFASSANEASSLRKMNASAQEESEFELTLYTKVSMGDGNQANNPWLQELPDPITRTTWDNYLMISQADADKLELENEIVSNGALNGSYVNISVGDTTVKNVPVIVQPGQAKGSVALALGYGKKEGMQKEMQVGVNAYPLYKNFSAFQNVSIEKAAGVHEFASVQMQSTLAGRDDILKETTLSVLTSNSKHEWNAVPEVDYNHQEIPVSDQKADIWRSFDRSIGHHFNLSIDLNACTGCGACVIACHSENNVPVVGKDEVRKFRDMHWLRIDRYYSAGDTFVEEQEKLNNLGAFETYDVIENPSYDNPQVAFQPVMCQHCNHAPCETVCPVAATSHGRQGQNQMIYNRCVGTRYCANNCPYKVRRFNWFNYAQNEEFDYHMNNDLGRMVLNPDVVVRSRGVMEKCSMCIQMTQKTILDAKREGRPVKDGEFRTACSAACDTGAIVFGDINDEESKVSKLQEDDRTYRMMESLGTRPNVMYQAKITNTAEA from the coding sequence ATGTCATCAAACAAAAAATACTGGACAAGTGTTGAAGAGCTAAAAGGTAGTTCTATTGTTGAGACGCTAAAACAAAAAGAGTTTGCTGAAGAAATTCCTGTGGATGAATTTCTTGGGGATAAAGAGTCCTTAAGTAATTCAAAAACGTCTAGAAGGGATTTTCTGAAGTATGTTGGATTTAGTACAGCGGCAGCTTCTTTAGCTGCTTGTGAGGGACCGGTTGTAAAATCTATACCTTATGTAGTACAGCCAGATAGAATCATTCCTGGTGTGGCTAACTATTACGCTTCTACTATTGCCAATGGTTTTGATTTTCAAAGTGTATTGGTTAAAACTCGTGAAGGGAGACCTATAAAGATTGAAAATAATGATCTTGCTAAGGTAAAAGCTGGTGGGGGTGCCCGTGTTCATGCTTCAGTGCTTTCTTTGTATGATAAAAAGAGGGTGAAGCGCCCGATGATCGATGGGAAAAATGTTTCCTGGGAAGAATTTGACCGTCAGGTGGGTTCAGCACTTAATGGTGTTTCGGGAGATATTGTGTTGTTAACACAAACATTTGCCAGCCCTAGTACGACTAAATTAATTCAGGATTTTAGCGCTAAATATCCAAATGTAAAGCATGTGGCTTATGATGCGGTTTCTGAAGATGCAGCGCTTTCAGCTTTTGAATCTAGATATGGAAGAAGAGCATTGCCAAATTATGATTTTACCGAAGCTGAAACTATAGTTTCTATAGGGGCAGATTTTCTTGGTGACTGGCAAGGCGGAGGATATGATAATAGTTATGCACAAAGCCGTATCCCAAAAAATGGAAAAATGTCAAGGCACGTGCAATTCGAATCAAACCTGTCTTTGGCAGGTGCGAAGGCCGATAAGCGTGTTCCTGTAAAACCGTCTCAGCAAAAGGCAATTCTTGCTTCTTTGTATGGGTATATTGTAGGAGGAGGTTCTACAAGCGAACTTCCCTCTAAAATTGATGATGCTGTAGTGAAAGCAGCAAGTCAGTTAAGAAAAGCTGGTAGTAAAGGAGTTGTGGTTTCTGGTATTCCAGATGCAGATGCTCAATCACTGGTTCTGGCTATAAATGAAGCATTAGGTAGTTCAATTATGGATACCGATAATGCACGAATGACGCGCCAGGGTAATAGTGCTCAGGTAGTCGAGTTAGTTAAAGACATGAACGCTGGTAGTGTAGGCGCACTTATGGTGGTTGGAGTGAATCCGGCTTATAGTTTGCCTAATGCATCTGAGTTTATTGAAGGATTGAAAAATGTAGAAGTGTCGGTTTCATTTACAATGAAAGAGGATGAAACTGCTAAACTTTGTAAATATATTGCGGCTACTCCTCATTATTTGGAAAGCTGGGGAGATGTTCAGTTTACTGATAACCAGTTTAGCCTAATGCAACCAACAATTAGACCATTATTTGATACCCGTCAATTTCAGGACTGTTTATTAAAGTGGTCAGGAAATAGCCAGTCTTATCATGATTATATCAAAGAAACATGGTCTGGTAATTTAACAGGTGGATGGAATCAGGCACTTCATGATGGAGTATTTGAGGGTACTAGTCCTGTAGGGACAACAGTGCTTGAAGGTTTTGCTTCCTCAGCGAATGAAGCTTCTTCTTTAAGAAAGATGAATGCTTCTGCTCAGGAAGAAAGTGAGTTTGAACTTACACTTTATACCAAAGTTTCAATGGGTGATGGGAATCAGGCTAATAACCCTTGGTTACAAGAACTTCCAGACCCTATTACCAGAACAACTTGGGATAATTATCTAATGATTTCGCAAGCAGATGCTGATAAGCTGGAGCTTGAAAACGAAATTGTTTCCAATGGAGCTTTAAATGGTAGTTATGTGAATATTAGTGTTGGTGATACTACTGTAAAAAATGTTCCTGTTATTGTTCAGCCAGGTCAGGCTAAAGGCTCTGTAGCCTTAGCTTTGGGGTATGGTAAGAAAGAAGGAATGCAGAAGGAAATGCAAGTAGGTGTAAATGCTTACCCTTTGTATAAGAACTTTAGTGCATTTCAAAATGTTAGTATAGAAAAAGCTGCAGGTGTACATGAATTTGCAAGTGTGCAAATGCAAAGTACCTTAGCGGGGCGTGATGATATTCTTAAAGAGACGACTCTTTCTGTTTTAACATCAAATAGCAAGCATGAATGGAACGCTGTTCCTGAGGTAGACTATAATCATCAGGAAATTCCTGTTAGTGATCAAAAAGCTGATATCTGGAGATCTTTTGACCGTAGTATTGGCCATCACTTTAATCTGTCTATCGATCTTAATGCGTGTACAGGTTGTGGAGCATGTGTTATTGCTTGTCATTCTGAAAATAACGTTCCAGTTGTTGGAAAGGATGAAGTTAGAAAGTTCAGGGATATGCACTGGTTACGAATCGACAGATATTATTCTGCCGGGGATACTTTTGTAGAAGAGCAGGAGAAACTGAATAATCTAGGAGCATTCGAGACTTATGATGTCATTGAAAATCCTTCGTATGATAATCCTCAGGTTGCTTTTCAGCCAGTAATGTGCCAACACTGTAACCACGCTCCTTGTGAAACAGTTTGTCCGGTTGCGGCAACGTCTCATGGTCGCCAGGGTCAAAATCAAATGATTTACAACAGATGTGTGGGTACAAGATATTGTGCAAACAACTGTCCTTATAAAGTAAGAAGGTTTAACTGGTTTAATTACGCTCAAAACGAAGAATTTGACTATCACATGAATAACGACTTAGGTCGTATGGTGTTAAACCCTGATGTTGTAGTTCGTTCACGTGGAGTTATGGAAAAATGTTCTATGTGTATTCAAATGACACAAAAAACGATTCTTGATGCCAAGCGTGAAGGTAGACCAGTGAAAGATGGAGAATTCCGTACAGCTTGTTCAGCGGCTTGTGATACCGGAGCAATTGTGTTTGGAGACATTAATGACGAAGAGTCTAAAGTTTCTAAATTACAAGAGGATGATAGAACTTACCGTATGATGGAAAGTTTAGGTACAAGGCCAAACGTAATGTATCAGGCTAAAATTACCAATACTGCTGAAGCATAA
- the nrfD gene encoding NrfD/PsrC family molybdoenzyme membrane anchor subunit, with protein sequence MSSHYEAPIREPLVTGEKTYHDISVEVGAPVLGRANKSWYIVFTIALIAFLWGLGCIIYTVSTGIGVWGLNKTIGWAWDITNFVWWVGIGHAGTLISAVLLLFRQKWRMAVNRSAEAMTIFAVVQAGLFPIIHMGRPWLAYWVLPIPNQFGSLWVNFNSPLLWDVFAISTYLSVSLVFWWTGLLPDFAMLRDRTTNEFQKKIYGILSFGWSGRVKDWQRFEEVSLVLAGLATPLVLSVHTIVSFDFATSVVPGWHSTIFPPYFVAGAIFSGFAMVQTLLIIMRKVVNLQDYITLLHIEYMNKVILLTGGIVSVAYITEFFIGWYSGTSYENYTYLSFGAATGPYAWAFWALIVCNFVVPLTLWVKKLRRNILWTFIVALVINIGMWFERFDIIVIDLSKGRTPSSWAMFSPTFVDIGVFIGTIGFFFVLFLLYARTFPVIAQAEVKTILKSSGEYYKNLRAKHGDDVAHHVDNDPTAKEPSANIDDKKDFFGDTSTEKEPGSGHESTVNADALGVTEAQEDRLDAMLARIGTYNPKVESADELQKLNGVGPLLEQHLHQVGIYKYDQVANLTKDDYKLLDEVIENFPIIENRGDWNAQATELKNK encoded by the coding sequence ATGTCGTCACATTACGAAGCACCTATAAGAGAACCTCTTGTTACCGGAGAGAAAACTTATCATGATATAAGTGTTGAAGTAGGAGCGCCTGTACTTGGGAGAGCAAATAAATCCTGGTACATTGTATTTACTATTGCCTTAATTGCATTTTTGTGGGGATTAGGTTGTATCATTTACACCGTTTCTACAGGAATCGGAGTTTGGGGATTGAACAAAACCATTGGATGGGCATGGGATATTACCAACTTCGTTTGGTGGGTAGGTATTGGTCACGCCGGAACATTGATATCTGCAGTATTATTGTTATTCCGCCAGAAATGGAGAATGGCAGTAAACCGTTCTGCAGAAGCCATGACAATTTTCGCTGTAGTTCAGGCTGGTTTGTTCCCTATTATTCACATGGGACGTCCCTGGTTAGCATATTGGGTTTTACCTATTCCTAACCAGTTTGGTTCTTTATGGGTAAACTTTAACTCACCGTTGTTATGGGACGTTTTTGCAATTTCAACGTATTTATCGGTGTCACTTGTTTTCTGGTGGACTGGTTTACTTCCTGATTTTGCAATGCTTCGTGATAGAACAACAAATGAATTTCAAAAGAAAATATACGGTATACTTAGTTTTGGATGGAGTGGACGTGTAAAAGACTGGCAACGTTTTGAAGAAGTATCTTTAGTACTTGCCGGTTTAGCAACACCTTTGGTACTTTCGGTACACACGATTGTATCTTTTGACTTTGCTACATCAGTAGTTCCTGGTTGGCACAGTACGATTTTCCCTCCGTATTTCGTTGCCGGTGCGATTTTCTCAGGATTTGCAATGGTGCAAACCTTGCTTATTATTATGAGAAAAGTGGTTAATCTTCAGGATTATATTACGTTACTGCACATCGAATATATGAACAAGGTAATATTGTTGACCGGGGGAATCGTATCCGTAGCTTATATTACTGAATTCTTTATAGGATGGTATTCCGGTACCAGTTATGAGAATTATACTTATCTTTCTTTTGGTGCTGCAACAGGACCTTATGCATGGGCATTTTGGGCCTTAATAGTATGTAACTTTGTAGTGCCGTTAACATTGTGGGTTAAGAAATTGAGAAGAAATATTCTTTGGACTTTTATAGTGGCTCTTGTAATAAATATTGGGATGTGGTTTGAGCGTTTTGATATTATTGTGATCGACCTAAGTAAAGGCAGAACTCCTTCTTCTTGGGCAATGTTCTCTCCTACGTTTGTTGATATTGGTGTTTTTATCGGTACGATAGGTTTCTTTTTTGTATTGTTTCTTCTTTATGCAAGAACTTTCCCTGTGATCGCACAGGCCGAAGTAAAGACAATATTGAAATCTTCAGGTGAATATTATAAGAATTTAAGAGCTAAGCATGGTGATGATGTAGCGCACCATGTGGATAACGATCCAACAGCAAAAGAACCTTCTGCCAATATTGATGATAAAAAGGACTTTTTTGGAGATACGTCAACAGAGAAAGAACCTGGTTCAGGTCATGAATCTACTGTTAATGCGGATGCTCTGGGAGTTACTGAAGCTCAGGAAGATCGATTGGATGCTATGCTAGCCAGAATAGGTACATATAATCCTAAAGTAGAAAGTGCAGATGAGCTACAAAAGCTAAACGGTGTAGGTCCGCTTTTAGAGCAGCATTTACATCAGGTAGGTATTTATAAATACGACCAGGTAGCTAATTTAACCAAGGATGATTACAAATTGCTTGATGAAGTTATTGAAAACTTCCCTATTATCGAGAACAGAGGTGATTGGAATGCTCAGGCAACTGAATTAAAAAATAAATAA
- a CDS encoding DUF3341 domain-containing protein, which translates to MASKTIHAIYNDDDLLLHAVKQVREARYHIGEVYTPFPVHGLDKAVGEAPTRLAITSFLYGITGLSVAVLMMNFMMVQDWPQDIGGKPSFSFLTNMPSFIPIMFELTVFFAAHLMVITFYMRSRLAPFKKAENPDPRTTDDMFLMEIDATNHNVEDLTKFLYDTGAAEIKLIDNK; encoded by the coding sequence ATGGCATCAAAAACAATACACGCTATTTATAACGATGATGATCTGCTTTTACATGCGGTAAAGCAGGTTCGTGAAGCGCGCTATCATATTGGTGAGGTTTATACGCCTTTTCCCGTACACGGCCTTGATAAAGCAGTAGGAGAAGCACCAACACGATTAGCTATAACTTCATTTTTGTACGGTATAACTGGATTATCAGTTGCTGTTTTGATGATGAATTTTATGATGGTTCAGGATTGGCCTCAGGATATCGGTGGAAAGCCAAGTTTTTCATTCTTGACGAATATGCCTTCTTTTATTCCGATCATGTTTGAGCTTACCGTGTTTTTTGCAGCTCACTTAATGGTTATTACTTTTTATATGAGAAGTAGACTGGCGCCTTTTAAAAAAGCTGAAAATCCAGATCCTAGAACTACAGATGATATGTTCTTAATGGAGATAGACGCAACGAATCATAATGTAGAAGACCTGACGAAATTTTTATACGATACAGG